The following are encoded together in the Juglans microcarpa x Juglans regia isolate MS1-56 chromosome 2D, Jm3101_v1.0, whole genome shotgun sequence genome:
- the LOC121249992 gene encoding LOW QUALITY PROTEIN: autophagy-related protein 13b (The sequence of the model RefSeq protein was modified relative to this genomic sequence to represent the inferred CDS: inserted 1 base in 1 codon): MAPSHGSPHSEAAKMEQIVTEFFAKSLHIILDSRTSCMSSRSFRGEQIMSSPSSSSSSTSSVRPRDKWFNLALRECPAALENLDLWRQSNPAPMVVDVVLVQRPLHWDPISFSPKRDLIRNFSSEGYPFGWHSDQEEFRCEAHSEKIIERWVLRYESKKVKDNHSSGSRRSSNSTLHTLYKKSILLLRSLYATVRLLPAYKIFRELNSSGRIRTFSLTHRVSSFVEPFNPREEAEMQRFGFTPVETSSGRLCLSVLYRSSVLDISSESSTPIXPQVIPDYVGSPLAEPLKRFPSLPVAGLGTHGSLSSLPFSGRHSWSYDHYRASSPPSVFFSPSPTHSETMASICNPSSHRFPPTSLPPHPPETSVAHKNNTSFDEYYPSPTFSPSPSPSLPICIPGSHLSKGLLRSESAPVNIPTAKTANSPALSNKQFLPPSPPIKSTRSGTLRTDNYVDPNQISATVEQLFSLGKDETIKYLGMKISSTSSPQISFSRSSSRSFQDDFDDSEFSCPFDVDDDDMTHPGSRPGSFDQRGHLSEPLEPGGLFPIRKSQDAAVGALVRMLKKAPPLRQESSSSVNVRQAAGPEIWSNSLNEHNQAVQHAASASITSSGLVTLKTTADALEELQGYREEMNNLLLKQGCKSNK; the protein is encoded by the exons ATGGCACCATCTCATGGTAGTCCTCACTCTGAAGCGGCAAAAATGGAACAAATAGTCACTGAATTCTTTGCCAAAAGCCTCCACATAATTCTCGATTCTAGAACCTCTTGCATGTCCTCGCGCAGTTTCAGGGGCGAGCAAATCATGTCATCCCCATCATCCTCCTCATCGTCCACGTCGAGTGTGAGGCCAAGGGATAAGTGGTTTAATTTGGCTTTAAGGGAATGCCCTGCTGCGCTTGAGAATCTTGATCTCTGGCGCCAGAGCAATCCAGCACCCATGGTGGTTGATGTGGTTTTGGTGCAGAGGCCTCTTCATTGGGATCCCATAAGTTTTTCGCCTAAAAGGGATCTCATTAGGAATTTTTCATCGGAAGGCTATCCGTTTGGCTGGCATTCTGACCAGGAGGAATTCAGGTGTGAGGCACACAGCGAAAAGATCATAGAGAGATGGGTCTTGCGATATGAGAGTAAGAAGGTGAAGGATAATCATAGTTCAGGTAGCAGGAGGTCCAGCAATAGTACTTTGCATACATTGTACAAAAAATCGATATTGCTTTTGAGGTCTTTGTATGCGACTGTTAGGCTTCTACCTGCGTATAAGATTTTTCGTGAGCTTAATTCGTCTGGCCGGATACGAACATTTAGTCTCACACACCGGGTTTCTTCTTTTGTCGAACCCTTTAATCCTAGAGAAGAAGCAGAAATGCAGCGATTTGGGTTCACCCCGGTGGAAACTTCTTCTGGTAGGCTTTGCCTTTCGGTGTTGTATCGCTCATCAGTCTTGGATATAAGCTCTGAATCATCAACTCCTA TCCCTCAAGTTATACCAGATTATGTAGGCAGCCCATTGGCAGAACCACTTAAAAGGTTTCCTTCACTACCTGTGGCAGGTTTGGGGACTCATGGCTCTCTGTCATCTTTGCCATTCTCAGGGCGGCATAGCTGGAGTTATGACCACTATAGAGCCTCCTCACCACCTTCAGTTTTTTTCTCACCTTCACCTACCCATTCAGAAACAATGGCTTCAATTTGTAACCCAAGTTCCCACCGTTTCCCACCGACAAGCTTGCCTCCTCATCCACCTGAAACATCAGTAGCTCATAAGAATAATACAAGTTTTGATGAGTACTATCCCTCTCCTACCTTTTCCCCCTCCCCTTCCCCATCTCTGCCAATCTGTATTCCTGGGAGTCATCTGTCAAAGGGTCTTTTAAGATCTGAAAGTGCCCCGGTAAACATACCCACTGCTAAGACTGCTAATTCGCCAGCATTGTCCAACAAGCAATTTTTGCCTCCATCTCCTCCCATTAAAAGTACAAGGTCTGGTACTTTGAGGACGGATAACTATGTGGATCCAAATCAGATTAGTGCAACAGTTGAGCAG TTGTTTTCTCTTGGGAAAGATGAGACCATAAAATATTTGGGAATGAAGATATCATCTACCAGCTCACCACAGATTTCATTTTCCAGAAGCTCCAGCAGGTCTTTCcaagatgattttgatgattCTGAGTTTTCTTGCCCttttgatgttgatgatgacGATATGACACATCCTGGTAGCAG GCCTGGTTCTTTTGATCAGAGAGGACATCTAAGCGAGCCACTTGAGCCTGGAGGATTGTTTCCAATAAGAAAATCCCAAGATGCTGCTGTTGGTGCACTTGTACGCATGTTGAAGAAAGCCCCACCTCTCCGTCAAGAATCCTCCAGTTCAGTAAATGTGCGGCAAGCGGCTGGGCCTGAAATATGGAGCAATAGCCTCAATGAACACAATCAAGCGGTTCAGCATGCAGCTTCTGCAAGCATCACGTCCTCTGGGCTTGTCACGTTGAAGACTACAGCTGATGCATTAGAAGAGCTCCAGGGTTATAGAGAGGAGATGAATAACCTGTTGCTTAAGCAAGGCTGTAAATCCAACAAGTAA